In Porites lutea chromosome 8, jaPorLute2.1, whole genome shotgun sequence, the genomic stretch CAGTGCTTTTAAGTTTTAATGCGTGACCCATTTACGTGTATATTAAGTATTTATCAGATACTTACACATAGGGCATTGTAGCTGTGGTTTTCAACAATTTCAAGTCAATGCAAATCACCGTGGAAACCAACGTACCCTTAAAAttgcaaatcgtctcgtgtaacatcacctttagcaacgacgatggcgacggcaacTAGAACGACTAAAAAGCAGTagatttaattagcaaaacaacaactttgcacgtgcatcactcttttttgcacatttcttcgccgtcactgcacgacttcgacgtgaaaatgcctaatttcacattttatggaggacgtaaacaagcgacgacgaatttttccttcaatttctctttctaaactttgGTGCAGTcatcaagaaatcaactccagggaaattcctCTTTATTTGACACATTTGCACGGCTTTTAGGTAGAACAGATGCTTTATGTAAAGTTATTTGATAAAATTAGcgtgggtaaataaagttttcacTCACTCACACCGAATTAGAATAAACGCAACAAAGTTCAAAACAACGCAGAATTCAGTTCAAAGGTAACATTTTGGCTGCCGTCGCTGTTGTCGAAGCTAAAGCTCCCTGGTCTACTTCCAATATGCATGGCTAATAGCTGCGACCACTAACAAGTTTCTGATAATAAGTGAGTTTGATTGCAGCCACCTGCAAACACCAGTCGAACCAGACAAATAAAGGGCGACGTCAAAATTCAACTATGCATACAGAATATAAGCAAACACACCAATAAATTTAAGTTTCTGCAATCAGACGAAACTCCCGTATGGCCAATTAACATGAATTTTGCCACATTTGACGAACTGCTTTCTGCTCGACTTTTGCTTTTGATGGCGGGGTATTTTGGACAAGGTACCATAAACAAATAgacatatctttttaaaaaaatagaaattgcaatattttttaaaataagcgATCTTTGATGCTGTCGTGAAAGCAGGAAGGGGAAGCGCAAACTGGAAGGGAATAATTTGCCTTCCAGGCAAAGCTAGCAATACTTTGAACCAACaattttttaaacgtttttgcCCTGGTGTTAAATATTGTAGGTTTTTACGTATACGTTGTAACAGTTAATTCGCTGCTTTTGAACGCAGTTTCTGAGAAATAATTCCagtttgtatttatttattatttaattccAGTTTGTATTCTAATGCAAGTGTAGTTTTACGGCAAGAGAATAGCTGTTTCCCTATTACCGTTCACTCTAAAGTCGTGAGTAATATTTCCAACTTATTGTGTTTCCGAGAGACTTTGCAGGAGATTGCTACCgactttaaaatttaataataattgaatactaatttttacatattttagagAACACGGCAACAGCAAGCTGTAAAAGACTTTCGTCTTGAAAGTCTGCTGATTTTTTATGCACTGACAAGAAAACGATCATTTTCATAACATTCGATGAACACTTATTGCTGTAGTTAAACTACCAAACTGCTAAGCTGATGTTTGTTTTCTGGGCGTCAGTACTGTCAATTTTGCCTGTcaatttgtgttatgattttaaattatttggataaagtcgatgtaaATAGGACTGTAAAAGACTCCGAATAaaacattgtcttgtcttgtcttgtctgtTATCCAGCAACACAATTCTCCATAAGGCCTATCGATAAAGCCGTCAGCTGACTGCAGTAAAACGGAAGCAGCACATTTagaaaaataacttaataattattttttttcaatctttagTTATGAGCTTTCAAGAAAGAGCACTTGTCGAGAAGCTACTGGAGAATTATCACACAGGGCTCCGGCCTGTCATCTCTAATAGCTCCCAGCCAACGACAGTTAATCTTAGTCTCAGACTGGTGCAGATCTTTGAAATGGTGAGTAAGATAGATCATAGGTACTCAATGTGTGCTCAGTTGAGATCTGAGAAAACTAAACTTTTACGTTTAGGCAATGAAAATCGAAGCAGTGTCTTGATACAGCTGGATTAAGGaaagtttctttttataaattttacagGATGTAAAAAAACAGGTTATTATCACAAGTGTATGGCTCAAGCAGGTACGTACGCGAAGTAGCTGTTAAGACgctaacatcatcatcatcatcaacatcatcatcatcatcatcatcattatttagtAAATCGTCACCAGATTCGTCTTCATCTTCGTTTTTTGTCATATTTGTATCTCAATTTGTCTTCCTTGtagtttttcataaaaatgacaGCCTGTTAGTTCAAATAAATGCACTTGTCAATATAATGGCATGAAAGGTGATCTGACGAAAGGATATATAAGAGCCTAACATTCTTTTTGTCATCATTATTAGAGTCAAGATTTGGGTTaatcataaattatttttaagaagaGCAAGGCTTGTCTAACCATATACAAATGCCTAAGATTCAGAATTGAACTCATCATTCTTGCAAATTACAATTCTGAGAAATACTGAAACTTACTCGCTAAATCATTCTCGAGCAAAGGGCTACAGTAGAAGCCAAAACCTTCATCTTCACAACAGATTGGTCTAGAAactaaattttaaatatttctccAGAAAGAAGGATTGAACAATACTTATAAAGGAAAGAACAGTTGGTTAAGGAAGTTATCAGTGGACAAACATTATGATATAAAGGGTGAAATAGAACAAAATATGTCAGAAATCGTTCGGTTTTAGGCACTCGTTAACAAGTTGAGAAGTAATCTAGACCTTGTCCTacatcattttgtttgttttctaaagGCCTGGTATGACCCAGCTTTGCGGTGGAATAAATCTGAGTTTGGTTGGATCGATGAGGTCAGCTTGTCTCCTAGTGACGTTTGGGTACCAGATACTGTACTGCTGAACAAGTATgcttattataaataaataacttaattaattaattaattaattaggagccgttaaaagatattttctctcgGATGATCTAgttctggccctgaggaaggctaattttgttagccgaaatattggcccaTAATAGATCAGCCCTTTGCCttagtgccagccctgcattcagttttgttttaattaattaactagTTAGTTAAATTAATTCAGTATCAAAGACACATTTGAAAAAGTTGATGTAAATTTGATAGTCTTCTTAACCTGTTCGAGCTTTCAACAATTTCCTTGCATTCTAACTCAAATAACTGAGATTTATGAACAAAAAGAGGGTGAGTATTCAAAAATGAATGTTTAACGAAAAAACCGTCAGGGATGCTTGACACTTGTACTTCAACAGCTGATGAGCTGTTATTCagtaaagaaatatcaaacagtgtcaaatgctttttgtaaaaaacacaaaaacaaacgtTTCGAGTTTATGATCCTACTTCAGTGTGAAAAAAAGACCGTTGTACAGTACTAACAATACCAGAGACATAAGCATCTGCGTCTGTATAAAGGTGGAGAAATTAGAATAACtgcttttcgtttttttctagCGCTGATACTAGCCACATGGGTGAACCTGTGGGAATGAACAACCCACTGTTGATTACTTCCCATGGCACAGTCCGCTGGCTGGCGCCTATTATCCTCAAGAGTTCCTGCAAACTCAGTGTCCGTTATTTTCCATTCGACGAGCAGTTCTGCAGGCTCAAGTTTGCGTCCTGGACTTATAGCAATAGCTCTTTGCGTCTTGTGTCAGAAGAAACTGAAATCCTACAGAACTATACTGGTAAATTACACACTCTGAATAAAGGTTGACTGTTTAATTCTTAAAactccaacaacaacaacatcatcatcattatcatcatcatcatcatcatcatcatcatcatcattatcaacatGAGTCGGTAAGAATCTTATTTGAGTTAATCTTCCCGTGCGTACATCTTCCAAATCTCACGCTACGCTTCCGTGGAAAACTGCGCTCAACAACGCTAAATATTTTAAACGGTCTATCTCAACATTCAACACTGCATGACGCACTGTTCGATTGAATGTTGAGCCGTGTGTCACGAGTCTAATCAAGGTTTCTCTTTCACAGAAAGCGGCGAATGGTACCTGGAAAAAGTCTACCATCTGAATTCAACAAGCAAAGCAACGCACTTGAGCGAGGAAAGCAAGTCAGCCGTGACGTATGTGATTCACATACGCCGTGAGGTGTTCTACTACTTCGTCTACCTCATCACGCCTTGTATGGTGACGTCATTTATGACGTTAATCCTATTTACACTACCCCCTGAGAGTGGTGAACGGATGGTAATGGGCGTCACAATTCTGTTATCACTCGCCGTGTTCTATTTGTTAGCTTCGACTCACATTCCCGAGACATCAGAGGTGGTACCTTTGATTGGCAGGTATGGTGACGTCATTTATGACGTTAATCTTATTCACACTACCCCTTGATAGTGGTGAACTGATGGTAATGGGCGTCATAATTCTGTTATCACTCACCGTGTTCTATTTGTTAGCTTCGACTCACATTCCCGAGACATCAGAGGTGGTACCTTTGATTGGCAGGTATGGTGACGTCATTTATGACGTTAACCCTAATAACACTACCCTGATAGTGGTGAACGGATGGTAATGGGCGTCACAATTCTGTTATTACTCACCGTGTTCTATTTGTTAGCTTCGACTCATATCCCTGAGACGTCAGAGGTCGTACTTTTGATTGGCAGGTATGGGATGATGGGTGAGTCTatggagataaaaaaaaagattattaatttatattttttgttatttttgatttaCCGAAATTCGCCACAGTGAATCAATTCGTCCGGATGGGGATAAAACAGGACTTGCGTCCCAGTTGATATTTCCCTCTTCATTACCCAGCCAGCCCATGAAAGATTGTCCAAATTAATATATACTCGGAATTAATTGAATATTACActatcattattaatatttacgACTGTGACTTAAACTTTTTAAAGGGACAACTTTCTTTCGAAAATGTTCGTGAAATCTTTCTGACATTTTTTCTACAACTATTTGACAACACCATTTGCTTACGTAAATCAGGACGAACCAACCAATCGTCAAGATCTCTACACATCttacataaaaaaatttatcgttaaCTTTTCAATGGCACAAGCGTTGAGTAAGTTAAGAAAGTTTGAGAAGTGATGTAGTACTATTTTGTATTTATCTCACGACAGATACTACTCGCTGACCATCATAGAAATCGCATGCGCACTGGGACTGACTTGCTGGGTGCTACGGTTTCATCACTACAACACATCAGTCGGGAAAGTACCAAAATGGGTCAGGGTATGAGCAACATAGTCATAACTTCCCCTAatttcagtggcggatccaggggaggggccctaggggccctccccccccccttatttttagaccaaaatgaggctCGAAGGCCCGACCGCCCCTCTCCCCTGAGATATGaccgccacccccccccccccccccacttatctgaaggtctggatcggcCATTGAAAATTTAATGAGCTTTTATAACATTTAGATATTTACGCCGATCTTTGAAGTTTGTACAGATGGTCGCACGTCTGTTTTTCTTTAAGGTTTATATTCTCGGATATGTTGCAAGAATGGTGCGCTACGAGGTCCCAAAGAAACCTCAAACAGAGAACGGTGGAGTTGGAGAGGAAGGTGAGTCCCATTCTAGTcattctttctttaattttcaatgcAGTACGTTTTATCAGTTGACATTGTTGGAAAGTCTAACCGATCAGACCGCATAGCTTTTTCGGTAACTTCATCAAAATTTCACCAACCTCATCCAAAAACCAACTCTTCGGTCATAAAATCCCAAAGTGTAAACGTTTATGTCGTTTTATACAAGTCTAGTCTTTGAAAACTGCCAAGTTATGACCGAATTACAAGTAATTTACAGCTACCAACAAATCCTTGAGGTCTTAACTCAGGGAGGTGGAATGGCTGAGCTTagctgtaaaaatgaaaaataatgccGTCCCTCAATTACCCCCGTTGAGTTTGGATAATTTGCTGATTATGGATATGATTGCTgataaaagcaaaagaaacgATATGGACAACATAGATTATATAAATCTGCCACGTTGTCTAACCATTCACATGTGATATGTGACGGAAACCGTAGA encodes the following:
- the LOC140946410 gene encoding neuronal acetylcholine receptor subunit alpha-2-like; translation: MNFATFDELLSARLLLLMAGYFGQVMSFQERALVEKLLENYHTGLRPVISNSSQPTTVNLSLRLVQIFEMDVKKQVIITSVWLKQAWYDPALRWNKSEFGWIDEVSLSPSDVWVPDTVLLNNADTSHMGEPVGMNNPLLITSHGTVRWLAPIILKSSCKLSVRYFPFDEQFCRLKFASWTYSNSSLRLVSEETEILQNYTESGEWYLEKVYHLNSTSKATHLSEESKSAVTYVIHIRREVFYYFVYLITPCMVTSFMTLILFTLPPESGERMVMGVTILLSLAVFYLLASTHIPETSEVVPLIGRYYSLTIIEIACALGLTCWVLRFHHYNTSVGKVPKWVRVYILGYVARMVRYEVPKKPQTENGGVGEEDEGDNAVTMSDSDGGSRIRRRLPREPSGITMMAERVLKKQDEERVQEEWQLAARVINRLFLICYLVAVVLSIFGIFLQVPGVIISRPSPPTSDDE